The Ketobacter alkanivorans genome includes the window TGTGTCAGGATTGGGGGTCGCTGATTGGGTTGCGTCTGGCGGCAGAACAACAACAGCGCTTTAAAGCCATTGTGGTGGGTAATGGCATGTTACCTACGGGCGAGCAGAAAGTGCCAGCGGCGTTTCAGTTATGGAAGAATTTTGCGCTGTATAGCCCGTGGTTCCCCATTGCCCGCATCATCAATTCCGGTACCTTCAAGACATTGGGGCCAGAAGAGCGAAAAGCCTACGATGCACCATTCCCTTCCGCGAAATATAAGGCCGGTGCGCGAGCGTTTCCGCGTCTGGTTCCAGTTTCCGCCGATGATCCCGCAACCCAGGCGAATAAGGCCGCATGGCGCGTGTTGGAGCAGTGGCAGAAACCCTTTCTGACTACGTTCAGCAATGGTGATCCTATTACCCGTGGTGGTGATACGTTTATGCAGGAGCGCATCCCCGGCGCTAAAGGGCAGCCTCATCAGACTTTAGTGGGCGGCCATTTTTTACAGGAAGATTCCCCCGTCGCGTTCGCCCGCGCCATCAATGATCTGCTGGTGAATCTGCAGCGCTAGCCGCAGAGCCACCGTATTTTACCGCTACGGCTGCATATGTATCAGCGCATGGCGGTGGCTTGCATTTTCTTTGCAGGTATCAACTTCAAGGCGTTGGACAGTTTCACTTCTTTGCCCAAGTGATGCCGATAAATTGCCTGATAGGTGAGGATGTTCTTCACGTAGTTACGGGTTTCGTGGAACGGAATGGTTTCCACCCAAATGTCGCCACTGACGGGCAGGAATTCGGGTTGCCAGGCTTGGGCACGATGAGGCCCGGCGTTGTAGGCTGCAGTGGCCAGAATGATATTGCCGTTGAAGCGTTGCTGCAGTTGGCGCATATAGTGCGTGCCTAGGCGCACATTGGTGTCGGGCGTCAGCATGTCGCGTGTGCTGGGGGAGGGCATGCCCAAGTCGCGGGATAACTGTTGTGCCGTGCGAGGCATAATCTGCATCATGCCCATGGCCCCCACCGGGCTGCGGGCTTGCGCCGAGAAGGCGCTCTCCTGGCGGATCAGAGAAAACACCCAGTCCAGTTCCAGCCCCGATTGACTGGCGTATTTGTTTACTACGGATTCATAGGCAGTAGGAAATCGAATTTCAAGATTGTTGTAGGCGTCGGAGTCGTAGGCTGCGCGTATGGCCGGGTGGT containing:
- a CDS encoding haloalkane dehalogenase → MEFVRTPESRFERLADYPFEGHYCELTSDGMRMHYLDEGPSDADPVLMLHGEPSWSYLYRHMIPIVAAAGHRVIAPDLIGFGKSDKPTSMADYSYQAHMDWMLAFVESLDLNNITLVCQDWGSLIGLRLAAEQQQRFKAIVVGNGMLPTGEQKVPAAFQLWKNFALYSPWFPIARIINSGTFKTLGPEERKAYDAPFPSAKYKAGARAFPRLVPVSADDPATQANKAAWRVLEQWQKPFLTTFSNGDPITRGGDTFMQERIPGAKGQPHQTLVGGHFLQEDSPVAFARAINDLLVNLQR